In a genomic window of Aggregatimonas sangjinii:
- a CDS encoding TonB-dependent receptor has protein sequence MDKFKLAVLFFVFQTACFAQDKIDGVVLEMTAANKEVALQGANVYWLNSQIGTITNGKGEFNIAFSDEYNKLVISYVGFETDTLTITSPGTITHILRPSSELDEVVVEKKRDAVQKSFASTQNVITVNSAELLKAACCNLSESFETNPAIDVNFSDALTGTKQIQMLGLTSPYLLITQENIPMVRGASQAYGLTFTPGTWVESIQITKGAGSVVNGYESISGQINTELVKPFTDELLFVNAYGNVNGRLELNTHINTKLSDKIGTGIYIHGNLRNKKEENNGDGFLDAPVADQINIMNRWQYQNAEKGWVSFLNLRYLNDEKQTGEIDFDPDAWIRLRSANESGSLDDSTYRTQSEALGWGSEINTQRFDASLKLGYVFPELPFQSFGFQTSYSDHRQDSYYGFNRYDIDHKSVFSNLLFNSIIGDTRNKFTTGLTYAYDRYNELVNTGNFSRQDVSAGAFFEYSYENLEKLSLTAGLRIDSHNRLGTYLTPRLHMRYTPWDRGSLRASFGRGRRAANIFAENQQLFASARAIQILDTEGSIYGLDPEDAWNYGVSFLQGFTFLNRPGNITLDYYKTDFKNQVVVDWENPNAVFFYNLDGKSVANSFQVEVNHEILNSLELRTAYKYYDVNTDYRNGNLQKPLQAQHRFFVNLGYETQAKENGAQWKFDYTLHTLGEQRLPNTDVNPPEFRLGEFAQGYSLMNAQVTKVFSKAMEVYVGGENLTNFKQQNPVLGAEDPFGANFDTSIVYAPIMGRMFYAGFRYKL, from the coding sequence ATGGATAAATTTAAATTGGCGGTATTATTCTTCGTTTTTCAAACGGCTTGCTTCGCGCAAGACAAAATTGATGGGGTGGTTTTAGAAATGACCGCGGCTAACAAAGAAGTTGCGTTGCAGGGAGCCAATGTCTATTGGTTGAACTCCCAAATAGGCACGATTACCAATGGCAAAGGCGAGTTTAATATTGCTTTTTCCGACGAGTACAACAAGTTGGTCATCAGTTATGTAGGTTTTGAAACCGATACCTTGACCATTACATCGCCCGGTACCATTACCCACATCCTACGACCGTCGAGCGAATTGGACGAGGTCGTGGTGGAAAAAAAGCGCGATGCCGTGCAAAAATCGTTCGCCAGTACCCAAAACGTAATTACAGTAAACAGCGCCGAATTGCTAAAGGCGGCCTGTTGTAACCTGTCGGAGAGTTTTGAGACCAATCCGGCTATAGATGTGAACTTTTCGGATGCCTTAACGGGCACCAAGCAGATCCAGATGTTGGGCCTTACCAGTCCGTATCTGTTGATTACCCAAGAGAACATTCCCATGGTGCGGGGCGCCTCACAGGCATACGGACTCACATTTACCCCAGGTACTTGGGTAGAGAGCATTCAGATTACCAAGGGTGCGGGTAGCGTAGTGAATGGCTATGAAAGTATTTCGGGGCAGATCAATACCGAGCTGGTGAAGCCTTTTACGGATGAACTTTTATTTGTAAACGCTTACGGGAATGTTAATGGTCGCCTCGAGTTGAATACGCACATCAATACAAAACTGTCGGATAAAATAGGTACGGGAATATACATCCATGGAAATCTCAGGAATAAAAAGGAAGAGAACAACGGCGATGGTTTTTTGGATGCCCCTGTGGCCGATCAAATCAATATCATGAACCGATGGCAATACCAGAATGCCGAAAAGGGGTGGGTTAGTTTTTTGAATCTACGGTATTTGAACGATGAAAAGCAGACCGGGGAAATCGATTTTGATCCGGATGCCTGGATTCGACTTCGTTCGGCCAACGAATCGGGCAGTTTAGACGATAGTACATATCGTACCCAGAGCGAAGCCTTAGGGTGGGGTAGCGAAATCAATACCCAGCGCTTTGACGCTTCTTTAAAGTTGGGGTATGTATTTCCGGAGCTTCCCTTTCAGAGTTTCGGATTCCAAACCTCGTATAGTGACCATCGGCAGGATTCCTACTATGGCTTCAATCGATACGATATCGACCATAAAAGTGTATTCTCCAACCTTTTGTTCAATTCGATCATCGGCGATACGCGGAACAAGTTCACCACTGGGCTCACCTATGCCTATGACCGTTATAACGAGTTGGTGAACACTGGCAATTTTTCTAGGCAGGATGTATCCGCAGGTGCGTTCTTTGAGTATAGCTATGAGAATTTGGAGAAATTGAGTTTAACGGCCGGCCTCCGTATCGATAGCCACAATCGCTTGGGTACCTACCTCACCCCGCGTCTTCACATGCGGTATACTCCTTGGGATCGTGGGAGTTTGCGTGCCTCTTTTGGAAGAGGAAGGCGGGCGGCCAATATTTTTGCCGAAAACCAACAACTGTTCGCATCGGCAAGGGCAATCCAAATTTTGGATACCGAAGGTAGTATTTATGGCCTAGACCCCGAAGATGCATGGAATTATGGTGTCAGCTTTCTGCAAGGCTTCACTTTTTTAAATCGGCCTGGGAACATTACATTGGACTATTATAAAACAGATTTTAAGAACCAGGTAGTGGTCGATTGGGAGAATCCGAACGCGGTGTTTTTTTATAATTTGGACGGAAAAAGTGTTGCCAATAGTTTTCAGGTAGAGGTAAATCATGAAATCCTGAATAGTTTAGAGCTACGAACAGCTTATAAATATTACGATGTCAATACCGACTATAGGAACGGCAATTTGCAAAAACCGCTGCAAGCGCAGCACCGCTTTTTTGTGAATTTGGGCTATGAGACGCAAGCAAAAGAGAATGGAGCCCAATGGAAATTCGATTATACCTTGCATACCCTTGGGGAGCAACGTTTGCCGAATACCGACGTAAACCCGCCGGAATTTCGACTGGGTGAATTCGCCCAAGGATATAGTTTGATGAACGCACAGGTCACCAAGGTGTTTTCAAAAGCAATGGAAGTCTATGTCGGAGGCGAGAATTTGACTAATTTTAAACAACAAAATCCCGTATTGGGAGCAGAGGACCCTTTTGGCGCAAATTTTGATACCAGCATCGTGTACGCTCCTATAATGGGAAGAATGTTTTATGCGGGGTTTCGATATAAATTGTGA
- a CDS encoding heavy-metal-associated domain-containing protein — protein sequence MKKLFLVLVLALTTTLAFAQDKNKKMTMEVDGKCDMCKARIEKAALGVKGVKYAYWDIPTHQLSLILDERKTDPMQVKTALVAVGHDTKELKATEEAYNAVHPCCKYRDDATDDSEKH from the coding sequence ATGAAGAAGCTATTTTTAGTACTTGTATTGGCATTGACTACCACCTTGGCGTTTGCCCAGGATAAGAACAAGAAAATGACCATGGAGGTCGACGGCAAATGCGATATGTGCAAAGCACGCATTGAAAAGGCGGCGCTTGGGGTAAAAGGGGTAAAGTATGCGTATTGGGATATTCCCACCCATCAATTATCATTGATATTGGACGAGCGCAAGACCGACCCGATGCAGGTGAAAACCGCCTTGGTCGCTGTTGGCCATGACACGAAAGAATTGAAGGCCACCGAGGAAGCCTACAATGCCGTACACCCCTGTTGTAAATATCGGGACGATGCCACCGACGATAGCGAAAAGCATTAA
- a CDS encoding T9SS type A sorting domain-containing protein, with translation MKKYISLIALFSIFSVFSQDLSEGYSANDLTQYPMQPLAKPAYLDAVTDSSFPNTSIRRISEANSGRSIVPMYSTIQAWNADESLLIVYAVRSGHRLLNGTDYTFIRDLSDIRPDDLEAVFWHFSDPDILFYMDNNTDDLIRYNVNTQSKTIIDNMRALSGCSAGLSSGNDVQMMSWDSDVFSFRCGNSSAFYYRISTGVLTEFNITDINYTAPMPFPSGNLFYHNTSVYDGDGNFVRDLNIEKGEHSCLGKLSNGDDAYFAISFAEGPDGGCLGTLVAHNATTGNCFAVTPTEDYGYSKSGTHISALAHKNSESGWVAVSSMGYEKDGVEILDQELFIAKVNEFDGEVYRVAHHRSDEDEIDYWGEPHVTISPSGTRLLFGSDWSGSDDGISVDAYVAELSAYTAPTPEEEDCASGEIIPEYRLDGVWESGENELTVTYGTEVMFSMLPNNIGLTIELPDGTIVGDDYNLGAVTPANDGPYLLTSSEGCTTIINLTVEGDEEGCSPGQIIPEYRLDGVWSSGQNDLTVAYGTEVMFSMLPNNIGVTVELPNGTVVGDDYNLGAVTPANSGPYLLTSSEGCTTVVDLKVTESSESCAPGRIIPEYRLNGVWSSGQNALTVTSGTEVMFSMLPNNISVTVAFPDGTVVGDDYNIGAVTAANSGTYVLTSSEGCRTTIDLTVTVANEGSSSRGETVSMVYPNPTKGELNIDLRGYENQKLTATVFNSNGQSVSEKVFNTDHASLERMSMNELPDGLYYLILESRLRRQVHSILVDNR, from the coding sequence ATGAAAAAGTACATTTCCCTTATTGCTTTATTTTCGATTTTTAGCGTGTTTTCGCAGGATTTATCCGAAGGGTATTCCGCTAACGACCTCACACAGTACCCGATGCAGCCCTTGGCGAAACCCGCCTATCTGGATGCCGTTACCGACTCTTCCTTTCCCAATACATCGATTAGAAGAATTTCGGAGGCGAATTCCGGAAGATCGATCGTACCCATGTACAGTACGATTCAAGCTTGGAACGCCGATGAAAGTCTGCTCATCGTTTACGCGGTAAGGAGCGGCCATAGGTTATTGAATGGCACGGATTATACCTTCATACGCGACCTATCGGATATCCGACCTGATGATTTAGAAGCCGTATTTTGGCATTTTTCAGATCCCGATATCCTATTCTATATGGATAACAATACCGACGATTTAATCCGCTACAATGTCAACACGCAATCTAAGACGATAATTGATAATATGAGAGCGCTGAGCGGTTGCTCTGCCGGATTGAGTTCGGGCAACGATGTTCAAATGATGTCATGGGACAGCGATGTGTTCTCGTTTAGATGCGGCAATTCCAGTGCCTTTTACTATAGAATATCAACAGGTGTCCTTACCGAATTCAACATAACCGATATCAACTATACGGCACCTATGCCCTTTCCCAGCGGAAATTTATTCTACCACAACACCTCGGTCTATGACGGTGACGGCAACTTTGTAAGGGACCTCAACATCGAAAAGGGAGAACACTCCTGTCTGGGAAAATTAAGCAATGGCGACGATGCCTATTTTGCCATTTCCTTTGCCGAAGGTCCGGATGGGGGTTGTCTAGGCACGCTGGTGGCACATAATGCTACCACGGGCAACTGTTTTGCGGTAACACCGACCGAGGATTACGGCTATTCGAAATCGGGAACACATATTTCAGCCTTGGCACATAAAAATTCAGAAAGTGGTTGGGTCGCGGTGTCTTCTATGGGGTATGAAAAAGACGGAGTCGAAATCTTGGATCAGGAGCTCTTTATCGCCAAAGTAAATGAATTTGATGGTGAAGTGTATCGCGTAGCTCATCATCGATCCGACGAGGACGAAATCGACTATTGGGGAGAACCGCATGTTACTATCAGTCCCTCCGGAACGCGCTTATTGTTCGGAAGTGACTGGAGTGGGTCGGATGATGGGATTTCGGTGGATGCCTATGTTGCGGAGTTGAGCGCCTATACCGCACCGACTCCCGAAGAAGAAGATTGTGCCTCAGGGGAAATCATCCCCGAATATCGTTTGGATGGCGTATGGGAGAGCGGAGAAAATGAGCTGACCGTTACCTATGGCACCGAGGTGATGTTCAGTATGCTGCCGAATAATATCGGGCTTACCATAGAATTGCCCGACGGCACGATTGTAGGTGACGATTACAACCTCGGGGCAGTGACCCCAGCTAATGATGGCCCTTACCTGCTGACCTCATCTGAGGGCTGTACCACAATCATCAATTTGACCGTGGAAGGCGATGAAGAGGGCTGCTCCCCTGGTCAGATCATACCGGAATATCGGCTGGATGGTGTTTGGTCAAGCGGCCAGAACGATTTGACCGTGGCCTACGGCACCGAGGTCATGTTCAGTATGCTACCGAATAACATTGGGGTTACCGTGGAACTTCCCAATGGTACCGTCGTGGGCGACGATTACAACCTTGGGGCCGTTACCCCGGCCAATAGTGGCCCGTACCTATTGACTTCCTCCGAAGGTTGCACTACGGTCGTTGATTTGAAGGTAACAGAGAGCTCGGAAAGCTGTGCCCCTGGTCGAATTATACCGGAATATCGGTTGAATGGCGTCTGGTCGAGCGGACAAAACGCCTTGACCGTTACCTCTGGTACCGAGGTCATGTTCAGTATGCTACCCAATAACATTAGTGTTACCGTTGCCTTTCCAGATGGGACGGTGGTAGGCGATGATTATAATATCGGGGCCGTTACCGCTGCCAACAGTGGGACGTATGTGTTGACCTCTTCCGAGGGGTGCCGAACCACTATCGATTTAACGGTTACCGTTGCGAATGAAGGCAGTTCGAGTAGGGGTGAAACCGTTTCGATGGTATACCCCAATCCAACGAAAGGGGAATTGAACATCGACCTTAGAGGGTATGAAAATCAAAAACTGACCGCAACGGTATTCAATTCGAACGGCCAATCGGTTTCCGAAAAGGTTTTTAATACCGACCACGCCTCCTTGGAGCGGATGAGCATGAACGAACTGCCGGATGGGCTATATTATCTCATATTGGAGAGTAGATTACGAAGGCAAGTACATTCAATTTTAGTCGATAACCGCTAG
- a CDS encoding YeeE/YedE family protein, whose protein sequence is MEWIYEPWPWYVSGPMIALIMFLLLMVGKNFGMSSNLRTLCTICGAGNTADFFKFDWKAQRWNLVVVLGAVIGGFIGDQFLSMDTAVAINPETVSDLKSLGFESAGTAYMPFELFDISAFTDVKSLAVLTIGGLLVGFGTRYAGGCTSGHAISGLSDLQLPSLIAVIGFFIGGLTMIHFIYPLIF, encoded by the coding sequence ATGGAGTGGATATATGAACCTTGGCCGTGGTATGTTTCAGGCCCAATGATCGCCCTTATTATGTTCTTGCTGCTCATGGTAGGAAAGAATTTTGGAATGTCTTCGAACCTTCGAACCCTATGTACCATCTGTGGCGCTGGAAATACTGCGGACTTTTTTAAATTTGATTGGAAAGCGCAACGCTGGAATCTTGTAGTGGTCTTGGGAGCCGTAATCGGCGGTTTTATCGGGGACCAGTTCCTTTCGATGGATACGGCCGTCGCCATTAATCCTGAGACGGTAAGCGACTTGAAATCTCTCGGATTCGAAAGCGCAGGCACCGCCTACATGCCATTCGAACTTTTCGATATCAGCGCGTTTACCGATGTCAAAAGCCTCGCGGTTTTGACAATTGGGGGTCTTTTGGTTGGTTTTGGTACACGCTACGCAGGCGGATGTACATCTGGACACGCTATTTCCGGTCTGAGCGATTTACAACTCCCTTCCTTGATAGCCGTTATCGGATTCTTTATTGGTGGCCTGACCATGATTCATTTTATCTACCCCCTAATTTTTTAA
- a CDS encoding DUF6691 family protein, producing the protein MRTVSYLIIGILFGITMFKSEAASWFRIYEMFKFESFHMYGIIGSALVLGIIVVQAIKLLPIKSFYGEKINFSPKAKSFSRYMFGGIIFGLGWALAGACPGPMFTLVGAGFAPILVVIVSSILGTFLYGLLRNKLPH; encoded by the coding sequence ATGAGAACCGTATCCTATTTGATTATCGGTATCCTTTTTGGTATTACCATGTTTAAGTCAGAGGCAGCATCGTGGTTTCGAATCTATGAAATGTTCAAGTTTGAATCTTTTCATATGTACGGCATCATAGGTTCAGCCTTGGTCCTTGGCATTATTGTGGTTCAAGCAATCAAACTATTGCCGATAAAATCGTTTTATGGGGAAAAAATCAATTTCAGTCCAAAAGCCAAGAGCTTCAGCAGGTATATGTTCGGGGGCATAATTTTCGGATTGGGTTGGGCGTTGGCAGGAGCTTGCCCCGGACCTATGTTTACCTTGGTGGGTGCCGGCTTCGCACCCATTTTGGTGGTTATCGTATCTTCCATTCTCGGAACTTTTTTATACGGTCTTTTAAGAAATAAACTACCCCATTAG
- a CDS encoding transporter yields the protein MMRILFLSLFLAGCQPLLSQTCCSGGVPLSNNLGLPNEGGGSLTLGLNYDYNNLNTLNVGSDKLDDDSRLRNTNSLLLNLGYSFTDRLSVESLFTWVNQTRTIAQFGNENFTETTGLGDAVLLIKYAFPEVLGGSSVLNLGAGGKIPLGKSDLTTEEGVQLNADLQPGSGAWDALGWMSISKNLGFRPSATLSGSVTYRYTGKNDSYLNNTAVYEFGNVLQANVGYTDQFLLFNTVFNPGLIVKYRKADSDEIDTTTLPNTGGEWIFIRPELLAKITPALTLSTRLEIPIYSYVDGTQLTPTLRFSAGLSYTFKKSTVLNP from the coding sequence ATGATGCGGATTCTTTTTCTAAGTCTTTTTTTGGCGGGTTGTCAGCCGCTTTTATCCCAAACTTGTTGTTCGGGCGGGGTGCCGTTGTCCAATAATCTGGGTCTTCCCAATGAAGGTGGAGGGTCTTTGACCCTTGGTCTGAATTATGATTACAACAACCTGAATACCTTGAATGTAGGCTCCGACAAGTTAGACGATGATTCCAGGTTGCGAAACACCAATTCTTTATTGCTGAATCTGGGGTATTCCTTTACCGATCGGTTATCTGTAGAATCGCTGTTCACTTGGGTCAACCAAACCCGCACCATAGCCCAATTCGGAAACGAAAATTTTACGGAGACCACGGGTTTGGGCGACGCTGTTTTATTGATAAAATACGCCTTCCCGGAAGTATTGGGCGGCAGCTCGGTGTTGAATTTGGGAGCGGGGGGAAAAATCCCACTAGGAAAATCTGATTTGACGACCGAAGAAGGAGTACAGTTGAACGCAGATCTTCAGCCGGGAAGCGGCGCTTGGGATGCCCTTGGTTGGATGTCGATTTCTAAAAATTTGGGATTTAGACCTTCGGCCACCCTTTCGGGGAGTGTTACCTATAGATATACCGGAAAGAACGATTCCTATTTGAACAATACGGCGGTCTATGAATTCGGAAACGTACTTCAGGCCAATGTGGGGTATACCGATCAATTCTTGCTGTTCAATACCGTCTTTAATCCCGGTTTAATCGTCAAGTACCGCAAGGCGGATTCCGACGAAATCGATACCACTACCTTACCCAATACCGGAGGGGAATGGATTTTTATCAGGCCTGAGCTGCTGGCAAAAATTACCCCTGCCCTGACGCTTTCGACCCGATTGGAAATACCAATTTATAGCTATGTAGATGGTACACAGCTGACCCCGACCTTGCGCTTTAGCGCCGGCTTGTCGTATACATTTAAAAAGAGTACCGTATTGAACCCTTAA
- a CDS encoding DUF3179 domain-containing protein, translated as MRNAILLLLVSSTLLCQCSTSSTNSQTVDSNATEWSIPISEVLDGGPGRDGIPALENPSFLTATEATFLVDNDLVIGYKNGDDVRAYPHNILDWHEIVNDNIGDVSLAVTYCPLTGTGIGWNRIIRGQETTFGVSGLLYQTNLMPFDRATESNWSQLLNESVNGSLIGEKIDVITLVETDWKTWKDLYPDTKVVGRDTGFSRTYGTYPYGDYRTNNTSFLFPTPKDDRLPAKDRVHAIIDESNAKVFQFSDFTSTPVIKDTFMGRNYLLVGNENFIMSYALNSSQDALDFEYAFDGNSEVIFSDNEGNSWNIFGEAVAGPREGERLASSTAFMAYWFSIPAFYETEIFGN; from the coding sequence ATGAGAAATGCAATCCTACTACTATTAGTTTCCTCGACCTTATTATGTCAATGTAGCACATCAAGTACTAACAGTCAAACGGTTGATTCCAATGCCACGGAATGGAGCATACCCATTTCGGAAGTTTTGGATGGCGGCCCGGGCCGAGACGGTATTCCCGCCTTGGAAAACCCTAGTTTTTTAACTGCTACAGAGGCTACTTTCTTGGTTGATAACGATTTGGTTATCGGTTACAAAAATGGGGATGATGTTCGGGCATATCCGCATAATATCCTCGATTGGCATGAGATTGTTAACGATAACATCGGTGATGTCTCGCTTGCCGTAACTTATTGCCCCTTGACCGGTACCGGTATTGGGTGGAACCGGATTATTCGAGGCCAGGAAACCACCTTCGGCGTTTCAGGGTTATTGTATCAAACGAACTTGATGCCTTTTGATAGGGCAACGGAAAGTAACTGGTCACAGCTATTGAACGAATCGGTCAATGGAAGTCTTATCGGTGAAAAGATAGACGTGATCACTCTCGTGGAAACCGATTGGAAAACATGGAAGGACCTCTATCCGGATACCAAAGTAGTTGGTCGGGATACCGGTTTTTCAAGAACCTATGGCACTTATCCGTATGGGGATTACAGGACGAACAACACTTCTTTTTTGTTTCCTACACCAAAAGATGATAGGTTGCCCGCTAAAGATAGGGTTCACGCCATCATTGATGAATCGAACGCCAAAGTATTTCAATTTAGCGATTTCACCAGTACTCCTGTAATCAAAGACACCTTTATGGGGCGGAATTACCTTCTTGTGGGCAATGAAAATTTTATCATGTCTTATGCGCTGAACAGTTCGCAGGATGCGCTGGATTTTGAGTATGCCTTCGACGGTAACTCAGAGGTCATTTTTTCGGATAATGAAGGGAATTCCTGGAATATTTTCGGGGAAGCGGTCGCAGGCCCTAGGGAAGGGGAGCGGTTAGCGTCCTCTACGGCGTTTATGGCCTATTGGTTTTCCATTCCTGCATTCTATGAAACGGAAATTTTTGGCAATTAG
- the groL gene encoding chaperonin GroEL (60 kDa chaperone family; promotes refolding of misfolded polypeptides especially under stressful conditions; forms two stacked rings of heptamers to form a barrel-shaped 14mer; ends can be capped by GroES; misfolded proteins enter the barrel where they are refolded when GroES binds) — protein sequence MAKDIKFDIDARDGLRRGVDALANAVKVTLGPKGRNVIISKSFGAPQVTKDGVTVAKEIELADALENMGAQMVKEVASKTNDLAGDGTTTATVLAQAIVKEGLKNVAAGANPMDLKRGIDKAVEAIVANLSKQSKKVGDSEEKIKQVASISSNNDETIGDLISQAFNKVGKEGVITVEEAKGTDTYVDVVEGMQFDRGYLSPYFVTDSEKMTSELENPYILLFDKKISAMKDLLPVLEPVVQSGKPLLIIAEDVDGEALATLVVNKLRGSLKIAAVKAPGFGDRRKAMLEDIAILTGGTVISEERGFSLDNTTMDMLGTCEKVSIDKDNTTIVNGSGAAKTIKTRVNQIKSQIETTTSDYDKEKLQERLAKLAGGVAVLYVGAASEVEMKEKKDRVDDALHSTRAAVEEGIVAGGGVALLRAKSVLSKIKPENADEETGLQIVARAIEAPLRTIVSNAGGEGSVVVAKILDGKGDFGYDAKSDNYVDMLKAGIIDPKKVTRVALENAASVSGMILTTECALTDIKEDTPAGPPMGGGGMPGMM from the coding sequence ATGGCAAAAGACATAAAATTTGATATCGATGCACGCGATGGCCTCCGAAGAGGTGTCGATGCATTGGCAAATGCAGTAAAAGTAACCTTGGGACCAAAAGGTCGCAACGTAATCATCAGCAAATCCTTTGGCGCGCCACAGGTGACCAAAGATGGTGTTACCGTAGCTAAGGAAATAGAATTGGCGGATGCTCTAGAGAACATGGGCGCCCAAATGGTAAAGGAAGTTGCTTCAAAGACCAACGACTTGGCCGGTGATGGTACCACTACGGCTACCGTTTTGGCTCAAGCTATCGTAAAAGAAGGCTTGAAGAACGTGGCTGCAGGTGCCAATCCGATGGATTTGAAAAGAGGAATCGATAAGGCGGTCGAGGCCATCGTAGCGAACCTCTCGAAACAATCCAAAAAAGTCGGTGATTCAGAGGAAAAAATCAAGCAGGTGGCCTCTATCTCTTCAAACAACGATGAGACCATCGGCGACTTGATTTCCCAAGCCTTCAACAAAGTGGGCAAAGAAGGCGTTATCACCGTTGAAGAAGCCAAAGGTACCGATACCTATGTAGATGTTGTGGAAGGTATGCAATTCGACAGGGGCTATTTGTCTCCTTATTTCGTTACCGATTCCGAAAAAATGACCTCTGAATTGGAGAACCCTTATATTTTGTTGTTCGACAAGAAAATCTCGGCAATGAAAGATTTGCTTCCGGTGCTCGAGCCTGTTGTACAGTCTGGAAAACCCTTGTTGATTATCGCAGAAGATGTTGACGGGGAGGCATTGGCTACTTTGGTAGTGAACAAATTGAGAGGTTCTTTAAAAATCGCGGCGGTGAAAGCGCCTGGTTTCGGAGATAGAAGAAAAGCGATGTTGGAAGACATTGCCATCCTTACAGGAGGTACGGTAATTTCCGAGGAAAGAGGTTTTTCTTTGGACAACACGACCATGGATATGTTGGGTACTTGTGAAAAGGTATCGATTGACAAAGACAATACCACGATCGTAAATGGAAGCGGCGCAGCCAAGACCATTAAGACGCGCGTAAACCAGATCAAATCGCAAATCGAAACAACGACTTCCGATTACGACAAAGAGAAGTTACAAGAGCGTTTGGCCAAATTGGCCGGTGGTGTCGCCGTACTTTATGTCGGTGCTGCCTCTGAGGTGGAAATGAAGGAAAAGAAAGATCGTGTTGACGATGCGTTGCATTCTACCCGAGCGGCCGTCGAAGAAGGTATTGTTGCCGGTGGTGGCGTTGCCTTATTGCGTGCTAAATCCGTTTTGAGCAAGATCAAACCTGAAAATGCCGATGAAGAGACCGGACTACAGATCGTAGCACGGGCCATTGAAGCACCATTGCGTACAATCGTATCCAATGCTGGCGGAGAAGGTTCCGTAGTCGTTGCGAAAATCCTTGATGGAAAGGGCGATTTCGGATATGACGCCAAATCGGATAACTACGTTGATATGCTAAAGGCAGGAATCATCGATCCCAAGAAAGTAACTCGAGTAGCGTTGGAAAATGCCGCTTCCGTTTCCGGGATGATCTTGACTACCGAATGTGCATTGACCGATATTAAAGAGGACACTCCTGCCGGCCCACCGATGGGAGGAGGCGGTATGCCCGGAATGATGTAG
- the groES gene encoding co-chaperone GroES has protein sequence MAKVSIKPLADRVLIEPMAAETKTASGIYIPDTAKEKPQKGKVIAVGPGTKDEKISVKVGDKVIYEKFGGTELKWEGNDYLMMQEKYIIAII, from the coding sequence ATGGCTAAAGTAAGTATTAAACCATTGGCTGATAGGGTTCTTATTGAACCAATGGCGGCCGAAACCAAAACCGCTTCAGGTATTTACATTCCCGATACCGCCAAAGAAAAACCCCAAAAAGGTAAGGTTATTGCCGTAGGTCCCGGCACCAAAGACGAAAAAATCTCCGTTAAGGTCGGCGACAAAGTTATCTACGAGAAATTCGGTGGTACAGAGCTAAAATGGGAAGGTAACGATTACCTCATGATGCAAGAGAAGTACATCATTGCAATCATTTAG
- the secG gene encoding preprotein translocase subunit SecG: MSTFTIFLILIIVVCFLLVLVIMVQNPKGGGLSSSFGGGGSQVVGGVKKTGDFLDKSTWTLGAILVALILASNIALPGKFGDGDSKLLNGDGIETTVPEELPDAIPETVPEADLPTAVPSEPTPGDSAQ, translated from the coding sequence ATGAGCACATTTACAATATTTCTGATTCTCATCATTGTAGTCTGTTTCTTGTTGGTTTTGGTCATTATGGTACAAAACCCTAAAGGCGGCGGATTGTCGTCCTCATTTGGCGGAGGTGGAAGTCAGGTTGTCGGCGGGGTAAAGAAGACAGGGGATTTTCTTGATAAAAGTACATGGACGCTAGGTGCCATATTGGTCGCATTGATTTTAGCATCCAACATCGCCTTACCGGGTAAGTTCGGTGATGGCGACTCTAAATTATTGAACGGTGACGGTATCGAAACGACCGTACCCGAAGAATTACCCGATGCGATTCCCGAAACCGTTCCAGAAGCTGATTTGCCAACTGCGGTACCTTCGGAACCGACTCCAGGTGACAGCGCTCAATAA